From Myxococcus guangdongensis, the proteins below share one genomic window:
- a CDS encoding L-dopachrome tautomerase-related protein, protein MSPPTVSAPSSSPAPRALVARGLKAVIAVVGLVALALVGVRLRYGGGEPYPDVTGMPLLPDSALEEVVRSPEPIGNVAVSSTGRVFYTIHPESRPQGAKLFEWVDGKAVPFPSEAVQARLFDTVLGITIDRRGWLWTIDHGNHGLGVPRLLAFELATGHLAHEYDVPPQVAPPGSFLQDLRVDARGETVFIADVGFWRRSPALIIHDVATKESRRVLEKHDAVFPQDFIIRNPIKDMEFFGGLAALKCGVDGIALDPSDEWLWFGAMNHDTMYRVRTADLRDRALDDEALGTRLQAVGRKPLNDGLSADTEGNVLVTDVEHGAVLRMSPDGRLQTLVKSPRLRWADALNHGPDGWLYVADSAIPHHMLQSKAHIAKNAPYFIYRFKPGIGGIAGM, encoded by the coding sequence ATGTCCCCTCCGACCGTCTCCGCTCCCTCGTCGTCACCCGCACCCCGCGCGCTCGTCGCCCGGGGGCTCAAGGCCGTCATCGCCGTGGTGGGGTTGGTGGCGCTCGCGCTGGTCGGCGTGCGGCTGCGCTACGGAGGAGGTGAACCGTACCCGGATGTCACCGGCATGCCCCTCCTGCCGGACAGCGCGCTGGAGGAGGTGGTGCGCAGCCCCGAGCCCATCGGCAACGTGGCGGTGTCCTCCACGGGCCGCGTCTTCTACACGATTCATCCGGAGAGCCGGCCCCAGGGCGCGAAGCTGTTCGAGTGGGTGGATGGCAAGGCGGTGCCGTTCCCCTCGGAGGCGGTGCAGGCGCGGCTGTTCGACACGGTGCTCGGCATCACCATCGACCGGCGCGGCTGGCTGTGGACCATCGACCACGGCAACCACGGGCTCGGCGTGCCCCGGTTGCTCGCGTTCGAGCTGGCCACCGGGCACCTGGCGCACGAGTACGACGTGCCGCCGCAAGTCGCTCCGCCGGGCTCGTTCCTCCAGGACCTGCGCGTGGACGCGCGCGGGGAGACGGTGTTCATCGCGGACGTGGGCTTCTGGCGGCGCTCCCCGGCGCTCATCATCCACGACGTGGCGACGAAGGAGTCGCGCCGCGTGCTGGAGAAGCACGACGCCGTGTTCCCCCAGGACTTCATCATCCGCAACCCCATCAAGGACATGGAGTTCTTCGGGGGGCTGGCCGCGCTCAAGTGCGGCGTGGACGGCATCGCGCTGGACCCGAGCGACGAGTGGTTGTGGTTCGGCGCGATGAACCACGACACGATGTATCGCGTGCGCACCGCGGACTTGAGGGACCGTGCGCTCGATGACGAGGCCCTGGGCACGCGGCTGCAGGCCGTGGGTCGCAAGCCGCTCAACGACGGGCTCAGCGCGGACACCGAGGGCAACGTGCTGGTGACGGACGTGGAGCACGGCGCGGTGCTGCGCATGAGCCCGGACGGGCGGCTGCAGACGCTGGTGAAGTCCCCGCGCCTGCGCTGGGCGGACGCGCTCAACCACGGGCCGGACGGCTGGCTCTACGTGGCCGACAGCGCCATCCCCCACCACATGCTCCAGTCCAAGGCGCACATCGCCAAGAACGCGCCGTACTTCATCTACCGCTTCAAGCCCGGCATCGGCGGCATCGCGGGCATGTGA
- a CDS encoding glycoside hydrolase family 15 protein, whose product MGVGREAVAGDSVPIEDHGVIGDLRTVALIGNEGTIDWLCYPHFDSPSIFASLLDPVKGGHWSIRPEKDGVLRKQFYWPDTNVLVTRFYTTDGVGELVDFMPMERKGTKQVREVIRRVRVVRGELSFEMECFPAFNYARDTHQTHLIDGGAAFESSTLQMTLSSSVKLERGERGVIARFKLKENQSAVFSLREGLRKSCEDLVHDHESAETLFRDTVDYWRHWLSSCQYTGRWRETVQRSALALKLMTFEPTGAIVAAPTCSLPESPGGSRNWDYRFCWLRDAAFTVYAFLRIGFKKEAAAFMRWVEARCAEHGDGPLPLMFALDGSPVPAEEELSHLEGYGGAKPVRIGNAAADQLQLDIYGELMDSVYLSNKYAAPISYDFWKHLRRLVDWVCEHWNQPDEGIWEIRGGRRHFVYSKLMCWVALDRAIRLADKRSFPADRARWLATRDAIFEDIMAQGWSEKRGSFIQAYGKDTLDAANLLMPLVFFLSPVDPRMLSMLDHLRQPPSRGGLTSDGLVYRYDVEATLDGIPGSEGTFNLCSFWLVEAMTRAHSARPDLLEEARLMFERMLGYANHVGLYAEQTGMGGESLGNFPQALTHLSLISAAYNLDRTLGRRD is encoded by the coding sequence ATGGGGGTGGGAAGAGAGGCGGTGGCGGGGGACTCGGTCCCCATCGAGGACCATGGCGTCATCGGTGACTTGCGCACGGTGGCGTTGATTGGGAACGAGGGCACCATCGACTGGCTGTGCTATCCGCACTTCGACAGCCCCAGCATCTTCGCGTCGCTGCTGGACCCGGTGAAGGGCGGCCACTGGAGCATCCGCCCCGAGAAGGACGGCGTGCTGCGCAAGCAGTTCTACTGGCCGGACACCAACGTGCTGGTGACGCGCTTCTACACGACCGACGGCGTGGGGGAGCTGGTCGACTTCATGCCCATGGAGCGCAAGGGCACCAAGCAGGTGCGCGAGGTCATCCGCCGCGTGCGCGTGGTGCGCGGTGAGCTGTCGTTCGAGATGGAGTGCTTCCCGGCCTTCAACTACGCCCGGGACACCCACCAGACGCACCTCATCGACGGCGGGGCCGCCTTCGAGTCGAGCACGCTGCAGATGACGCTGTCGTCCTCGGTGAAGCTCGAGCGCGGGGAGCGGGGTGTCATCGCGCGCTTCAAGCTCAAGGAGAACCAGTCCGCCGTGTTCTCGCTGCGCGAGGGCCTGCGCAAGTCGTGCGAGGACCTGGTGCACGACCACGAGTCCGCGGAGACGCTGTTCCGCGACACGGTGGACTACTGGCGCCACTGGCTGTCCAGCTGTCAGTACACGGGCCGCTGGCGGGAGACGGTGCAGCGCTCGGCGCTGGCGCTCAAGCTGATGACCTTCGAGCCGACAGGGGCCATCGTCGCGGCGCCCACGTGCAGCCTCCCCGAGTCACCCGGTGGCAGTCGCAACTGGGATTACCGTTTCTGCTGGCTGCGCGACGCGGCCTTCACCGTCTACGCGTTCCTGCGCATTGGCTTCAAGAAGGAGGCGGCGGCCTTCATGCGGTGGGTGGAGGCGCGGTGCGCGGAGCACGGGGACGGGCCTCTGCCGCTGATGTTCGCGCTGGACGGCAGCCCGGTGCCCGCGGAGGAGGAGCTGTCGCACCTGGAGGGCTACGGCGGCGCGAAGCCGGTGCGCATCGGCAACGCGGCGGCGGACCAGCTGCAGCTCGACATCTACGGCGAGCTGATGGACTCGGTGTACCTGTCCAACAAGTACGCGGCGCCCATCTCCTACGACTTCTGGAAGCACCTGCGCCGGCTGGTGGATTGGGTGTGCGAGCACTGGAACCAACCGGACGAGGGCATCTGGGAGATACGCGGGGGCCGGCGGCACTTCGTGTACTCGAAGCTGATGTGCTGGGTGGCGTTGGACCGGGCCATCCGGCTGGCGGACAAGCGCAGCTTCCCGGCGGACCGGGCGCGGTGGCTCGCGACGCGCGACGCCATCTTCGAGGACATCATGGCCCAGGGCTGGAGCGAGAAGCGCGGCTCCTTCATCCAGGCCTATGGGAAGGACACGCTGGACGCGGCCAATCTCTTGATGCCGCTGGTCTTCTTCCTGTCGCCGGTGGACCCGAGGATGTTGTCCATGCTGGACCACCTGCGTCAGCCGCCGTCTCGAGGAGGCCTGACGTCGGACGGGTTGGTGTACCGCTACGACGTGGAGGCGACGCTGGACGGCATCCCCGGCAGCGAGGGGACGTTCAACCTGTGCAGCTTCTGGCTGGTGGAGGCGATGACGCGGGCGCACTCGGCGCGGCCGGACCTGTTGGAGGAGGCGCGGCTGATGTTCGAGCGGATGCTCGGCTACGCCAACCACGTGGGGCTGTACGCGGAGCAGACGGGCATGGGGGGCGAGTCGCTCGGCAACTTCCCACAGGCGCTCACCCACCTGTCGCTCATCAGCGCCGCCTACAACCTGGACCGGACGCTGGGGCGCAGGGACTGA